A portion of the Scleropages formosus chromosome 13, fSclFor1.1, whole genome shotgun sequence genome contains these proteins:
- the LOC108936868 gene encoding heterogeneous nuclear ribonucleoprotein H-like isoform X2 yields MADGEGFVVRVRGLPWSCSVDEVQRFFSDCKIANNGTNIHFTYTREGRPSGEAFVELESEEDLKIAVKKDRETMGHRYVEVFKSNSVEMDWVLKHTGPNCPETAGDGLVRLRGLPFGCSKEEIVQFFSGLEIVPNGITLPVDFQGRSTGEAFVQFASQDIAEKALKKHKERIGHRYVEIFKSSRAEVRTHYEPSRKGMGVQRPGPYDRPGGGRGYSSTGRGGSFDRMRRGGYGGGVSDGRYGDGGSGFQSTTGHCVHMRGLPYRATETDIYNFFSPLNPVRVHIEIGPDGRVTGEADVEFATHEDAVAAMSKDKAHMQHRYVELFLNSTTGGNNGNYGNQMMGAMANQSSYGPSSQQMSTSYSGGYSSQTSMGGYSDYSNQSGMSSSYYGSGSRGSMGMNGLNSGMSMGAGWGM; encoded by the exons ATGGCTGATGGAGAAGGATTTGTGGTACGTGTGCGAGGGCTACCCTGGTCTTGTTCTGTGGATGAAGTTCAAAGATTTTTCTcag ACTGTAAAATTGCCAACAATGGCACGAACATCCACTTTACCTACACGCGTGAGGGCCGTCCCAGTGGAGAGGCTTTCGTGGAGCTGGAGTCTGAGGAGGACTTGAAGATTGCGGTGAAGAAGGACCGAGAGACCATGGGTCACAGATATGTAGAAG TGTTCAAGTCCAACAGTGTGGAAATGGACTGGGTCCTGAAGCACACGGGTCCCAACTGCCCGGAAACAGCCGGCGATGGGCTGGTGCGGCTGCGTGGGCTTCCCTTCGGCTGCAGCAAGGAGGAGATCGTTCAGTTCTTCTCAG GGTTGGAAATCGTGCCAAATGGGATAACATTGCCAGTGGACTTCCAGGGGAGGAGTACGGGGGAGGCCTTCGTGCAGTTTGCTTCACAGGATATAGCTGAAAAGGCTCTAAagaaacacaaggaaagaaTAGGGCACAG GTATGTGGAGATTTTCAAAAGCAGCCGTGCGGAGGTGCGGACTCATTACGAACCCTCGCGGAAAGGCATGGGTGTGCAGCGACCCGGCCCCTATGACCGCCCCGGGGGTGGGCGCGGATACAGCAGCACGGGCCGGGGCGGGTCCTTCGACAGGATGCGACGTGGGGGCTACGGCGGAG GTGTATCGGATGGTCGCTATGGTGACGGAGGGTCTGGCTTTCAAAGCACCACTGGCCACTGCGTGCACATGAGGGGGCTCCCGTACCGAGCGACGGAGACGGACATTTACAAC TTCTTCTCACCACTGAACCCAGTGCGGGTGCACATAGAGATCGGCCCTGATGGACGGGTGACGGGGGAGGCCGATGTGGAGTTCGCTACACATGAGGATGCCGTGGCTGCCATGTCTAAGGACAAAGCTCACATGC AGCACCGCTATGTGGAACTCTTCCTCAATTCCACCACAGGGGGCAATAACGGGAACTATGGAAATCAAATGATGGGGGCCATGG CCAACCAGTCATCCTACGGGCCCAGCAGCCAGCAGATGAGCACCAGCTACAGTGGGGGCTACAGCAGCCAGACCAGCATGGGCGGGTACAGTGACTACA GTAATCAGAGCGGAATGAGTAGCAGCTACTACGGCAGCGGCAGCCGAGGGTCCATGGGAATGAACGGCCTGAATAGCGGCATGAGCATGGGGGCAGGGTGGGGGATGTAG
- the rufy1 gene encoding RUN and FYVE domain-containing protein 1 isoform X2, translating to MAVERSNLLSMMKLSVKVLIQSTLGLGRSLDSDYPPLQQFFVVLEHCLKHGLKVRKSFIGQNKSIWGPLELVEKLCPESADIATSARDMPGIKTGLGRARAWLHLALMQKKVSDYMKALLDRRDLLSEFYDPGALMMEEEGTVIVGMLVGLNVIDANLCVKGEDLDTQVAVIDFSLYLKDPQSNESPKDDGKMTAILDQKHYIEELNRHLSCTVTDLQAKMDSLEKTNSKLIEELSAATDRINALKEEQEQLKLENLSILQRSKQKQEVTQQDNEVELETYRQSRQGLDEMYKEVWKQYKEEKRIRQELQKELELQVGLKQEMEVAMKLLEKDTHEKQDTLAALRQQLDQVKSLNLQMFHKTQDADRIVQRKDEEVQQLEGRMSHMMTAMKELEERLQASERTRKQADKKERDVRLELEGRIDALQKQLGDLDKLRLGLESDLRSEKEQRQSMQKELRREQDNSTELRTQLQQLQGLQKELQDLREEKKQLQRTCEEQEQALQEMGLHLSQSKLKMEDFKEVNKALKGHAWLKDDEATQCKQCQKEFSIARRKHHCRNCGDIYCSQCSSNELALPSYPRPVRVCDTCHTLLLQRSSSTGS from the exons ATGGCAGTAGAACGTTCCAACCTGCTCAGCATGATGAAGCTTAGCGTGAAGGTCCTGATCCAGTCAACACTGGGCCTGGGCCGTTCGTTGGACTCGGACTACCCACCGCTGCAGCAGTTCTTTGTGGTTCTGGAACACTGCCTCAAGCACGGCCTGAAag TGAGGAAGAGCTTCATTGGACAGAATAAATCCATTTGGGGCCCACTGGAGCTGGTGGAGAAACTGTGCCCCGAATCGGCTGACATTGCGACTAGTGCACGGGACATGCCGGGGATCAA GACTGGCCTGGGCAGGGCACGAGCATGGCTGCACTTGGCTCTCATGCAGAAGAAGGTGTCTGACTACATGAAGGCTCTTCTGGATCGACGGGATCTGCTCAG CGAGTTCTATGACCCTGGAGCCCTCATGATGGAAGAGGAAGGGACAGTGATTGTGGGGATGTTGGTGGGGCTCAACGTCATCGACGCAAATCTCTGTGTGAAAGGAGAGGACCTCGATACTCAG GTAGCAGTCATTGACTTCTCACTGtacctgaaggacccccagagcAATGAGAGCCCCAAGGA TGATGGGAAGATGACTGCCATTTTGGACCAGAAGCACTATATTGAGGAGCTCAACCGTCATTTAAG CTGCACGGTAACGGACTTGCAGGCTAAGATGGACTCGTTGGAAAAGACAAACTCAAAGCTCATTGAGGAG CTGTCTGCTGCAACGGATCGGATAAATGCCCTGAAAGAAGAGCAGGAGCAACTGAAGCTGGAGAACCTGTCTATTCTTCAGAGAAGCAAGCAGAAGCAGGAG GTGACACAACAGGACAACGAAGTGGAGCTGGAGACATACAGACAATCCCGGCAAGGACTTGATGAGATGTACAAAGAAGTGTGGAAGCAGTATAAGGAGGAGAAACGGATCCGCCAG GAGCTTcagaaggagctggagctgcaggtAGGCTTGAAGCAGGAGATGGAGGTGGCCATGAAGCTGCTGGAGAAAGATACCCACGAGAAACAGGACACGTTGGCTGCTCTGCGCCAACAGTTGGATCAGGTCAAGAGCCTCAACCTCCAGATGTTCCACAAGACACAG GACGCAGATAGAATCGTACAGCGGAAAGACGAAGAGGTTCAGCAGCTTGAGGGACGGATGAGCCACATGATGACAGCCatgaaggagctggaggagag ACTGCAGGCCTCTGAACGCACACGCAAACAGGCTGACAAGAAGGAGAGAGACGTACGGCTCGAGCTTGAGGGGCGAATTGATGCCTTGCAGAAGCAGCTTGGAGATTTGGACAAATTGAG GCTGGGTCTAGAGTCAGACCTGCGCAGCGAGAAAGAGCAGCGGCAGAGTATGCAGAAGGAGCTCCGGAGAGAGCAGGACAACAGCACAGAGCTGCGCACgcaactgcagcagctgcagggtcTGCAGAAG GAGTTACAGGACCTCCGGGAGGAAAAGAAGCAACTGCAGCGGACGTGTGAAGAGCAGGAGCAAGCACTTCAGGAGATGGGTCTGCACCTCAGCCA ATCCAAACTGAAAATGGAGGATTTCAAGGAAGTCAACAAAGCCCTGAAG GGCCATGCCTGGCTGAAAGATGATGAGGCCACTCAGTGCAAGCAGTGTCAGAAGGAGTTCTCCATTGCCCGCAGGAAG CACCATTGCCGGAACTGCGGAGACATCTACTGCAGCCAGTGCTCTAGCAATGAGCTGGCCCTGCCCTCGTACCCAAGACCTGTCCGAGTCTGTGACACCTGCCACACACTACTGTTGCAGAGAAGCTCCTCCACCGGGTCCTGA
- the LOC108936868 gene encoding heterogeneous nuclear ribonucleoprotein H-like isoform X3 encodes MADGEGFVVRVRGLPWSCSVDEVQRFFSDCKIANNGTNIHFTYTREGRPSGEAFVELESEEDLKIAVKKDRETMGHRYVEVFKSNSVEMDWVLKHTGPNCPETAGDGLVRLRGLPFGCSKEEIVQFFSGLEIVPNGITLPVDFQGRSTGEAFVQFASQDIAEKALKKHKERIGHRYVEIFKSSRAEVRTHYEPSRKGMGVQRPGPYDRPGGGRGYSSTGRGGSFDRMRRGGYGGGYDSYDDFSEGYDCQRFGRVAEGVSDGRYGDGGSGFQSTTGHCVHMRGLPYRATETDIYNFFSPLNPVRVHIEIGPDGRVTGEADVEFATHEDAVAAMSKDKAHMQHRYVELFLNSTTGGNNGNYGNQMMGAMANQSSYGPSSQQMSTSYSGGYSSQTSMGGYSDYIR; translated from the exons ATGGCTGATGGAGAAGGATTTGTGGTACGTGTGCGAGGGCTACCCTGGTCTTGTTCTGTGGATGAAGTTCAAAGATTTTTCTcag ACTGTAAAATTGCCAACAATGGCACGAACATCCACTTTACCTACACGCGTGAGGGCCGTCCCAGTGGAGAGGCTTTCGTGGAGCTGGAGTCTGAGGAGGACTTGAAGATTGCGGTGAAGAAGGACCGAGAGACCATGGGTCACAGATATGTAGAAG TGTTCAAGTCCAACAGTGTGGAAATGGACTGGGTCCTGAAGCACACGGGTCCCAACTGCCCGGAAACAGCCGGCGATGGGCTGGTGCGGCTGCGTGGGCTTCCCTTCGGCTGCAGCAAGGAGGAGATCGTTCAGTTCTTCTCAG GGTTGGAAATCGTGCCAAATGGGATAACATTGCCAGTGGACTTCCAGGGGAGGAGTACGGGGGAGGCCTTCGTGCAGTTTGCTTCACAGGATATAGCTGAAAAGGCTCTAAagaaacacaaggaaagaaTAGGGCACAG GTATGTGGAGATTTTCAAAAGCAGCCGTGCGGAGGTGCGGACTCATTACGAACCCTCGCGGAAAGGCATGGGTGTGCAGCGACCCGGCCCCTATGACCGCCCCGGGGGTGGGCGCGGATACAGCAGCACGGGCCGGGGCGGGTCCTTCGACAGGATGCGACGTGGGGGCTACGGCGGAG GCTATGATAGTTACGATGACTTCAGTGAAGGCTATGATTGTCAGCGGTTCGGACGAGTTGCTGAAG GTGTATCGGATGGTCGCTATGGTGACGGAGGGTCTGGCTTTCAAAGCACCACTGGCCACTGCGTGCACATGAGGGGGCTCCCGTACCGAGCGACGGAGACGGACATTTACAAC TTCTTCTCACCACTGAACCCAGTGCGGGTGCACATAGAGATCGGCCCTGATGGACGGGTGACGGGGGAGGCCGATGTGGAGTTCGCTACACATGAGGATGCCGTGGCTGCCATGTCTAAGGACAAAGCTCACATGC AGCACCGCTATGTGGAACTCTTCCTCAATTCCACCACAGGGGGCAATAACGGGAACTATGGAAATCAAATGATGGGGGCCATGG CCAACCAGTCATCCTACGGGCCCAGCAGCCAGCAGATGAGCACCAGCTACAGTGGGGGCTACAGCAGCCAGACCAGCATGGGCGGGTACAGTGACTACA TCAGGTAA
- the LOC108936859 gene encoding proheparin-binding EGF-like growth factor — translation MHVFRIILLVFQALVVSRLACGASIDRYESAKPGQTTVIDLRRSQSESVAEGITEYVHYDEEDDYYGNEDEEQEYEDYASGVDEVYLPKVAHSSKPKDPTAILEAARNNVTKSRGLGRKRSKGKGKGKKRDPCLRKYKSFCIHGTCRYHKELRTPTCVCNAGYIGERCHTLSLPVGTNPGNYDRTTALAVMAVVLSSLCLTIIAILLAIRYHKRGAYDVENEEKVKLGTVPQH, via the exons ATGCACGTCTTTAGAATAATTCTGCTGGTCTTCCAGGCTTTGG TTGTGTCCAGATTGGCTTGTGGCGCCTCCATCGACAGGTACGAGAGCGCCAAGCCTGGTCAGACCACTGTGATTGACTTGCGGCGATCCCAGAGCGAGAGTGTAGCAGAGGGCATCACAGAGTACGTACACTATGATGAAGAGGATGACTACTATGGCAATGAGGATGAAGAACAGGAGTATGAAGATTATGCCTCCGGTGTTGACGAAGTTTATCTACCCAAAG TGGCTCATTCCAGCAAACCCAAAGACCCGACTGCGATACTGGAAGCAGCGAGGAACAATGTGACAAAAAGCAGGGGGCtgggcaggaagaggagcaaAGGAAAAGGCAAGGGCAAGAAGAGGGACCCTTGTCTTAGGAAGTACAAGTCCTTTTGCATCCACGGCACCTGCCGCTACCACAAGGAACTGCGTACACCCACTTGTGT GTGCAATGCAGGATACATTGGAGAACGATGCCACACACTGAGCTTGCCAGTGGGGACAAATCCAGGAAATTACGACCGGACAACAGCCCTAGCTGTGATGGCGGTGGTGCTGTCCTCGCTGTGTCTGACCATCATTGCCATTCTCCTGGCAATTAG GTACCACAAGAGAGGCGCATATGATGTGGAGAATGAAGAGAAGGTCAAGCTAGGGACGGTGCCACAGCATTGA
- the LOC108936868 gene encoding heterogeneous nuclear ribonucleoprotein H-like isoform X1 → MADGEGFVVRVRGLPWSCSVDEVQRFFSDCKIANNGTNIHFTYTREGRPSGEAFVELESEEDLKIAVKKDRETMGHRYVEVFKSNSVEMDWVLKHTGPNCPETAGDGLVRLRGLPFGCSKEEIVQFFSGLEIVPNGITLPVDFQGRSTGEAFVQFASQDIAEKALKKHKERIGHRYVEIFKSSRAEVRTHYEPSRKGMGVQRPGPYDRPGGGRGYSSTGRGGSFDRMRRGGYGGGYDSYDDFSEGYDCQRFGRVAEGVSDGRYGDGGSGFQSTTGHCVHMRGLPYRATETDIYNFFSPLNPVRVHIEIGPDGRVTGEADVEFATHEDAVAAMSKDKAHMQHRYVELFLNSTTGGNNGNYGNQMMGAMANQSSYGPSSQQMSTSYSGGYSSQTSMGGYSDYSNQSGMSSSYYGSGSRGSMGMNGLNSGMSMGAGWGM, encoded by the exons ATGGCTGATGGAGAAGGATTTGTGGTACGTGTGCGAGGGCTACCCTGGTCTTGTTCTGTGGATGAAGTTCAAAGATTTTTCTcag ACTGTAAAATTGCCAACAATGGCACGAACATCCACTTTACCTACACGCGTGAGGGCCGTCCCAGTGGAGAGGCTTTCGTGGAGCTGGAGTCTGAGGAGGACTTGAAGATTGCGGTGAAGAAGGACCGAGAGACCATGGGTCACAGATATGTAGAAG TGTTCAAGTCCAACAGTGTGGAAATGGACTGGGTCCTGAAGCACACGGGTCCCAACTGCCCGGAAACAGCCGGCGATGGGCTGGTGCGGCTGCGTGGGCTTCCCTTCGGCTGCAGCAAGGAGGAGATCGTTCAGTTCTTCTCAG GGTTGGAAATCGTGCCAAATGGGATAACATTGCCAGTGGACTTCCAGGGGAGGAGTACGGGGGAGGCCTTCGTGCAGTTTGCTTCACAGGATATAGCTGAAAAGGCTCTAAagaaacacaaggaaagaaTAGGGCACAG GTATGTGGAGATTTTCAAAAGCAGCCGTGCGGAGGTGCGGACTCATTACGAACCCTCGCGGAAAGGCATGGGTGTGCAGCGACCCGGCCCCTATGACCGCCCCGGGGGTGGGCGCGGATACAGCAGCACGGGCCGGGGCGGGTCCTTCGACAGGATGCGACGTGGGGGCTACGGCGGAG GCTATGATAGTTACGATGACTTCAGTGAAGGCTATGATTGTCAGCGGTTCGGACGAGTTGCTGAAG GTGTATCGGATGGTCGCTATGGTGACGGAGGGTCTGGCTTTCAAAGCACCACTGGCCACTGCGTGCACATGAGGGGGCTCCCGTACCGAGCGACGGAGACGGACATTTACAAC TTCTTCTCACCACTGAACCCAGTGCGGGTGCACATAGAGATCGGCCCTGATGGACGGGTGACGGGGGAGGCCGATGTGGAGTTCGCTACACATGAGGATGCCGTGGCTGCCATGTCTAAGGACAAAGCTCACATGC AGCACCGCTATGTGGAACTCTTCCTCAATTCCACCACAGGGGGCAATAACGGGAACTATGGAAATCAAATGATGGGGGCCATGG CCAACCAGTCATCCTACGGGCCCAGCAGCCAGCAGATGAGCACCAGCTACAGTGGGGGCTACAGCAGCCAGACCAGCATGGGCGGGTACAGTGACTACA GTAATCAGAGCGGAATGAGTAGCAGCTACTACGGCAGCGGCAGCCGAGGGTCCATGGGAATGAACGGCCTGAATAGCGGCATGAGCATGGGGGCAGGGTGGGGGATGTAG
- the rufy1 gene encoding RUN and FYVE domain-containing protein 1 isoform X1, whose translation MAEEDREARTAAGQAAGHEPGDEARVGVSDETADGGAEGTASDPAEAPPKDRLGLRPPPEGGWSAPILSFARRATETLSGGTGGYGQVLRNAVSGQGSGSSPVLAPGPSGPPGKQRLPTADGDGTNSQTPGLGRDSMAVERSNLLSMMKLSVKVLIQSTLGLGRSLDSDYPPLQQFFVVLEHCLKHGLKVRKSFIGQNKSIWGPLELVEKLCPESADIATSARDMPGIKTGLGRARAWLHLALMQKKVSDYMKALLDRRDLLSEFYDPGALMMEEEGTVIVGMLVGLNVIDANLCVKGEDLDTQVAVIDFSLYLKDPQSNESPKDDGKMTAILDQKHYIEELNRHLSCTVTDLQAKMDSLEKTNSKLIEELSAATDRINALKEEQEQLKLENLSILQRSKQKQEVTQQDNEVELETYRQSRQGLDEMYKEVWKQYKEEKRIRQELQKELELQVGLKQEMEVAMKLLEKDTHEKQDTLAALRQQLDQVKSLNLQMFHKTQDADRIVQRKDEEVQQLEGRMSHMMTAMKELEERLQASERTRKQADKKERDVRLELEGRIDALQKQLGDLDKLRLGLESDLRSEKEQRQSMQKELRREQDNSTELRTQLQQLQGLQKELQDLREEKKQLQRTCEEQEQALQEMGLHLSQSKLKMEDFKEVNKALKGHAWLKDDEATQCKQCQKEFSIARRKHHCRNCGDIYCSQCSSNELALPSYPRPVRVCDTCHTLLLQRSSSTGS comes from the exons ATGGCGGAGGAAGACAGGGAAGCGCGTACGGCCGCAGGTCAGGCGGCGGGCCACGAGCCCGGGGATGAGGCACGAGTCGGCGTTTCGGACGAAACCGCGGACGGAGGAGCGGAGGGCACGGCGAGCGACCCCGCGGAGGCGCCGCCGAAGGACAGACTCGGTCTCAGGCCGCCCCCGGAGGGCGGCTGGTCGGCCCCCATCCTGTCGTTCGCACGCCGAGCCACGGAGACGCTGAGCGGAGGAACCGGCGGCTACGGGCAGGTGCTGAGAAACGCGGTGTCTGGTCAGGgttcgggttcgagtcccgttctGGCTCCTGGTCCGAGTGGCCCGCCCGGGAAACAGCGCCTCCCTACGGCAGACGGTGATGGCACGAACAGCCAAACCCCTG GACTCGGAAGAGACTCGATGGCAGTAGAACGTTCCAACCTGCTCAGCATGATGAAGCTTAGCGTGAAGGTCCTGATCCAGTCAACACTGGGCCTGGGCCGTTCGTTGGACTCGGACTACCCACCGCTGCAGCAGTTCTTTGTGGTTCTGGAACACTGCCTCAAGCACGGCCTGAAag TGAGGAAGAGCTTCATTGGACAGAATAAATCCATTTGGGGCCCACTGGAGCTGGTGGAGAAACTGTGCCCCGAATCGGCTGACATTGCGACTAGTGCACGGGACATGCCGGGGATCAA GACTGGCCTGGGCAGGGCACGAGCATGGCTGCACTTGGCTCTCATGCAGAAGAAGGTGTCTGACTACATGAAGGCTCTTCTGGATCGACGGGATCTGCTCAG CGAGTTCTATGACCCTGGAGCCCTCATGATGGAAGAGGAAGGGACAGTGATTGTGGGGATGTTGGTGGGGCTCAACGTCATCGACGCAAATCTCTGTGTGAAAGGAGAGGACCTCGATACTCAG GTAGCAGTCATTGACTTCTCACTGtacctgaaggacccccagagcAATGAGAGCCCCAAGGA TGATGGGAAGATGACTGCCATTTTGGACCAGAAGCACTATATTGAGGAGCTCAACCGTCATTTAAG CTGCACGGTAACGGACTTGCAGGCTAAGATGGACTCGTTGGAAAAGACAAACTCAAAGCTCATTGAGGAG CTGTCTGCTGCAACGGATCGGATAAATGCCCTGAAAGAAGAGCAGGAGCAACTGAAGCTGGAGAACCTGTCTATTCTTCAGAGAAGCAAGCAGAAGCAGGAG GTGACACAACAGGACAACGAAGTGGAGCTGGAGACATACAGACAATCCCGGCAAGGACTTGATGAGATGTACAAAGAAGTGTGGAAGCAGTATAAGGAGGAGAAACGGATCCGCCAG GAGCTTcagaaggagctggagctgcaggtAGGCTTGAAGCAGGAGATGGAGGTGGCCATGAAGCTGCTGGAGAAAGATACCCACGAGAAACAGGACACGTTGGCTGCTCTGCGCCAACAGTTGGATCAGGTCAAGAGCCTCAACCTCCAGATGTTCCACAAGACACAG GACGCAGATAGAATCGTACAGCGGAAAGACGAAGAGGTTCAGCAGCTTGAGGGACGGATGAGCCACATGATGACAGCCatgaaggagctggaggagag ACTGCAGGCCTCTGAACGCACACGCAAACAGGCTGACAAGAAGGAGAGAGACGTACGGCTCGAGCTTGAGGGGCGAATTGATGCCTTGCAGAAGCAGCTTGGAGATTTGGACAAATTGAG GCTGGGTCTAGAGTCAGACCTGCGCAGCGAGAAAGAGCAGCGGCAGAGTATGCAGAAGGAGCTCCGGAGAGAGCAGGACAACAGCACAGAGCTGCGCACgcaactgcagcagctgcagggtcTGCAGAAG GAGTTACAGGACCTCCGGGAGGAAAAGAAGCAACTGCAGCGGACGTGTGAAGAGCAGGAGCAAGCACTTCAGGAGATGGGTCTGCACCTCAGCCA ATCCAAACTGAAAATGGAGGATTTCAAGGAAGTCAACAAAGCCCTGAAG GGCCATGCCTGGCTGAAAGATGATGAGGCCACTCAGTGCAAGCAGTGTCAGAAGGAGTTCTCCATTGCCCGCAGGAAG CACCATTGCCGGAACTGCGGAGACATCTACTGCAGCCAGTGCTCTAGCAATGAGCTGGCCCTGCCCTCGTACCCAAGACCTGTCCGAGTCTGTGACACCTGCCACACACTACTGTTGCAGAGAAGCTCCTCCACCGGGTCCTGA